The segment GACTCAAGTACCCGCACCCCTTGCTGCCGGTACGCCGTCGGCCGGGGTACGAAGATGCCGCGCTCGGTGACCAGCGCCTGCGGCCTGCGCTCCTGTGCACGTTCGGCGGCAGTCCGGACGCGCGCCGGGGGCAGGGGGCGGCCCAGGCCGTCCAGCCGGCCCGGATCGGTATGTGCCGCACGGCCCCGTACGGTCAGCCGCATGGCCCGACCGTCCACCACCACCCAGGCCCCGGGCGGCAGTTCCGCATCTGCCGCAGCGCCATCGACCAGCAGCAGCCGGCGCCCCGCACCGAGATCGGCGGCGGCCACCGTATCGGTCACCCGATCACCATCGCCCGTGAAGGCAATGCGCACCGGCACCGGAGACGCAGAAGCGGTCGTCGCGGCCTGCCCGGTGATCCGCAACTCCGTCAGATCACACACCGCGCCCTCGACCCGCATCCGGCCGCCACGGAAGACCAGGCCCACATCGGGCACGTGGCCATCCAGTACGGATACGGGGATCTCGACCGCTCCCCCCGGTGCCGCCTGCTCAAGGATTTCCCGGATGTCACCCACACGTACTGACACAGAGCCCCAGCCTCCGAACCGCAGCAGAAGGAAAGAACAGACCAGCTACTCGCCTCACTTGAAGCAGCCATCGATACCCCACACAGGCCCGTTACGGAACGCACCCGATCAGTGACGGACCGTACAGCAATGCCTGGTCGGGACGGTGGGTGAGCAGGTGATTTCCGCCAACGGACTCGCGGTCAACACCCACCACTTCGACCGCAGCAGGAGGCGGACGTCCGGGGCGCATGCGCCCGTCGCGGACGCCGCGCACACCGGCCGCGACGGCCGATGGCGCGTCGGCCGCCGACACCGAGAGGACATCGACGGCCGCCGGCCGGCGCCGGATACACGAACAGCCGGTGTAGCTGTCACCGTCCGCACCGGTCCGGGGTGCGCCGAGGGAAGGCCCACGGTGTTCACCGGCGTTCTGATGGCCGAGCACCGCTGTCCGCGACAGACGTCGAGTTCGTCGCCACCCTCCACGGCAGCCGCAGCTCCCTCGTTGTCCTGATGTAGCCGTACGGCGCAGGGGACCGGCCGGCCCTGAGAGCGCGCAGGCGTATGTCAGTCAGCGTCACGGCCGCGAAGTTGCCGACCTGCCTATACCCGCCGTGTTGACGCGATCTTCGACCGCCTCGACACGGAGGGTTGGCGCATCGAGCTCGTTGTGGGCGATAGGGTCCTCGGCCACGCGGGGCACTCCTGCCGGCTCATCGGAACCGGCCGTTAAGGCATCGACCTCGCCCTGAGGTTCTGGCAGTCAGTGTTGACCTGGCGTGCCCCCACGCCCCGGGGCCCGAGCACCGAACGGAGCAGAGGGCCGGAACGGGTGGGTTCAGGGGCGCGTGAGGGTGTCGATTTGTGCAGCGAGGTCGGGGTGGGTGGCGGTCAGGTGGGGGCGGGTGTCGTGGAGGGGGCGGATGAGTTCGGCGGGGTCGTCGTGGGCAAGGGCCGCATGGAGCTGGCTGAGGGGGAGGCGAGCCGTGGGGGGCAGGTCGGTGAGGGCGGTGATCTGACCGGCGACGCGGCGCAGGTCGGCTGCGTTGTGGCGGGCCCACGTGGCGGTGGTGCGTTCGGTGGCACGGCGTTCGCGGGTGGCCCGGACGCGTTGTTCGCCGGTGGTTCCGGCGGGGCCGGGGCGGCCGCGCAGGTAGCGGCGTTCGGCGGCCTGGCGGCTGGCGACGCCGAGGGGGTGGGCGAGGTCGGCCCAGCTCGCTCCCGCGTCGCGGGCGGTTTCGATCAGGCCGGTCTCCCATCCGGCGAGCTGCTCGCGCACCTGCCGCAGCAGCAGCAGGGAGGCCAGCGCCTGCTCCGGACCGTGGCCGGGCGCATCCGGGGTGTCCGGGGTCTCTCGCCGAGCGTCGCGGAGGGCGTCGTCTATGGCGTGCAGGGCCGCCGCGGCGGCCAGGAACGACGCCGGGCTGTGGGTATTCGTGCTGGTCGTGGACGGCTGGTCGGCTGCGGTCACGGGCACCTCCCTCTCGTTGTCATCATGTAGACGACATCGTGTTTGTCATCCATTGGATGACATGTTACAACGGTGTCAGTGAAGCGCATTGGCAGCAACTGCCTGAACCCGCTGGAGGTGTTTTCACGATGTTGATGCGCACTGACCCCTTCCGTGAGCTGGACCGGCTGGCGCAGCAGCTGGTGGGCCCTGGTACCTGGTCGAAGCCGTCGGCGATGCCGATGGACGCTTACCGCGAGGGCGACGAGTATGTGGTGGCCTTCGACCTTCCGGGCGTCCCTGCGGACGCGATCGACATCGACGTCGAGCGGAACATGCTCACCGTCAAGGCCGAGCGGCGGCCGGTGACGAAGGCCGACGACGTGCAGATGGAGCTGTCCGAGCGGCCGCTGGGCATCTTCTCTCGCCAGATCGTGCTCGCCGACACCCTCGACACCGAGCACATCCAGGCCGACTGCGACGCAGGCGTGCTCACCCTGCGCATCCCGATCGCCGAGCGCGCCAAGCCCCGCAAGATCTCCATCGGCGTCGGATCCGGCCACAAGGAGATCTCCGGCTGACACCGGCCGGACGGGTGCGCAGGGCGGGCACCTGATCTCACCTCACCCCGCCCTCCGCACCCCTGGGCAGTCCGAAGAAGGAGGGGTGGCGGCTGCGATGACTCTGCGACGCGAAGCGTTCCTCGGCCACGTGAAGGAACGCGGCGAGTACGACACTCTGGAGGAAGCCGAGCGCGCGGCCCGTGTGGTGCTCGCCCTCCTCGGAGCGCACCTGGTCGGCGGCGTCCGCGCCCAGCTGGCGGCGCGCCTGCCGGAGACGTACGCCCTGATTCTGCTCAACCCGCTGACCAGTGCCGAGCCGCTGTCCCCGGAGCGGTTCGTCCGCGCAACCGCGGCGTGGATCGAGGGCGCCACCGAGCAGACCGCCTCCTGGGACGTCAGCGCCGTGCTGTCCACCGTCGCCGACGCCGCCGGAGAGGACCTGCTGGGCCAGATCCTGCTCCAGCTCCCCGCTGGCTACGACCTGCTCTTCGGCCGCCCCCAGCCCACCTGACCATCCCGCACGCCGGTGCCCGCGCACCGGCCACAGCAAGAAAGGGCAACCACCCCCGTGAGCTCCGACCGGCACGCACCGCCCCAGCAGCCGTATGGGACGGCATACAAGCAGATGCTGGAGAAGGTCCGCTATGAGGGCGCCTACCCCACCCGTGAGAGAGCCGACGAAGCCGTCCGCCTGGTTCTTGCCGGACTGGGCCGCCAGCTGACCGGCGACGAACGCGTCGAACTGGCCGGCTGCCTACCCCCGCAAGCAGCCCGCGTGCTGACCGCGCAGATTCCCGCGCCCCAGCCGCTGACCGGCTGGGCCTTCGTCAAGGACCTCG is part of the Streptomyces platensis genome and harbors:
- a CDS encoding type III effector protein, with the protein product MTAADQPSTTSTNTHSPASFLAAAAALHAIDDALRDARRETPDTPDAPGHGPEQALASLLLLRQVREQLAGWETGLIETARDAGASWADLAHPLGVASRQAAERRYLRGRPGPAGTTGEQRVRATRERRATERTTATWARHNAADLRRVAGQITALTDLPPTARLPLSQLHAALAHDDPAELIRPLHDTRPHLTATHPDLAAQIDTLTRP
- a CDS encoding Hsp20/alpha crystallin family protein, which translates into the protein MLMRTDPFRELDRLAQQLVGPGTWSKPSAMPMDAYREGDEYVVAFDLPGVPADAIDIDVERNMLTVKAERRPVTKADDVQMELSERPLGIFSRQIVLADTLDTEHIQADCDAGVLTLRIPIAERAKPRKISIGVGSGHKEISG
- a CDS encoding DUF2267 domain-containing protein — protein: MTLRREAFLGHVKERGEYDTLEEAERAARVVLALLGAHLVGGVRAQLAARLPETYALILLNPLTSAEPLSPERFVRATAAWIEGATEQTASWDVSAVLSTVADAAGEDLLGQILLQLPAGYDLLFGRPQPT
- a CDS encoding DUF2267 domain-containing protein, whose protein sequence is MSSDRHAPPQQPYGTAYKQMLEKVRYEGAYPTRERADEAVRLVLAGLGRQLTGDERVELAGCLPPQAARVLTAQIPAPQPLTGWAFVKDLAARSDASLATTRWDTGSVFSAVAAYAGPDLTTRILQQLPTGYALLFGRAELIPAA